The following proteins are encoded in a genomic region of Alphaproteobacteria bacterium:
- a CDS encoding sterol desaturase family protein, whose product MEDGVRLLLAYKSYAVLAWFAIFFAAERLASAARPHGGWRWDWGRLSRNGGLWLINVAASVLIVLPLTAWAEVRSLDWRPSWWQGAAGLALDLILLDFLIYWWHRANHRVPFLWRFHEVHHRDRFLDTTSAVRFHFGEVLLSAAARALAIVALSIPFASVLAFETLVLLAALFHHSNLKIPSPLERALARIVITPSIHWVHHHARQLDTDSNYGTILSIWDPLFRSRNRRTARTPDMEIGVEREDELDFGGLLLQPFRARR is encoded by the coding sequence ATGGAAGACGGCGTTCGCCTTCTGCTCGCCTACAAGAGCTATGCGGTGCTTGCGTGGTTCGCGATCTTCTTCGCGGCCGAGCGTCTTGCATCCGCCGCACGCCCGCACGGCGGCTGGCGTTGGGACTGGGGCCGGCTTTCGCGCAACGGCGGACTCTGGCTCATCAACGTCGCGGCATCGGTGCTCATCGTGCTTCCGCTCACGGCATGGGCTGAAGTGCGGAGCCTCGATTGGCGTCCGAGCTGGTGGCAGGGTGCCGCCGGCCTCGCACTCGATCTTATCCTGCTCGATTTCCTGATCTATTGGTGGCACCGCGCCAACCATCGCGTGCCGTTCCTTTGGCGCTTTCACGAGGTCCACCATCGGGACCGTTTTCTCGACACGACCTCGGCCGTGCGCTTTCATTTTGGCGAGGTGCTGCTTTCAGCCGCCGCCCGCGCGCTCGCGATCGTCGCCCTCTCGATCCCGTTCGCATCGGTCCTGGCATTCGAAACATTGGTGTTGCTGGCAGCCCTGTTCCACCATTCGAACCTCAAGATCCCGAGCCCCCTCGAGCGGGCACTCGCGCGCATCGTGATCACGCCTTCGATCCACTGGGTGCATCACCACGCGCGTCAGCTCGACACGGATTCGAATTACGGAACGATCCTCAGTATTTGGGATCCGCTCTTCCGCTCGCGCAACCGGCGGACCGCGCGCACGCCGGATATGGAGATCGGCGTCGAGCGCGAGGATGAGCTCGATTTCGGGGGCCTCCTCCTTCAGCCGTTCAGGGCGAGGCGCTGA
- a CDS encoding outer membrane lipoprotein carrier protein LolA: MTFFKTAFCAVCLCLAAATAEGATPPAPLSVADRADVARVEDYLNSIHTVAARFLQTTSDGNVAQGSFYLERPGKMRVQYDPPDPLFMVASGLYLSVYDPQLKQTSNLPIESTPAYFLLKDKIALDKDVTVSKVERGGDTLRLSVHETGHPDEGRLILVFSDKPLQLRKWTVFDRDGKQIEVSLIDAQFDGKLDPNLFKFVDPTPTKQ, encoded by the coding sequence ATGACGTTTTTCAAGACGGCCTTTTGTGCGGTTTGCCTCTGCCTCGCGGCGGCGACGGCCGAGGGTGCGACCCCGCCGGCACCGTTGAGCGTTGCCGACCGGGCGGATGTCGCTCGGGTCGAGGACTATCTCAATTCGATCCACACGGTTGCCGCCCGATTCCTCCAGACCACCTCCGACGGAAACGTGGCCCAGGGCAGCTTTTACCTGGAGCGTCCCGGCAAGATGCGCGTGCAATACGACCCGCCCGACCCGCTTTTCATGGTGGCGAGCGGCCTTTATCTCTCGGTCTACGACCCCCAGCTCAAGCAGACGAGCAACCTGCCGATCGAATCGACACCGGCCTACTTCCTGCTCAAAGACAAGATAGCACTCGACAAAGACGTTACCGTTTCCAAGGTCGAGCGCGGCGGCGACACGCTGCGCCTGAGCGTGCACGAGACCGGCCACCCCGACGAGGGGCGCCTCATCCTCGTCTTCAGCGACAAGCCTCTTCAGCTCAGGAAATGGACGGTCTTCGACCGCGACGGCAAGCAAATCGAAGTCTCGCTAATCGATGCCCAATTCGACGGCAAGCTCGATCCCAATCTCTTCAAGTTCGTCGATCCAACTCCGACCAAGCAATAG
- a CDS encoding gamma-glutamyl-gamma-aminobutyrate hydrolase family protein, with product MAAKSTEPLSLRPLVGLPACIKEVNGWPFHACGEKYLRAVVLGADAMPIVIPAIGDSHDIPGLVARLDGLLLTGSPSNVEPHHYEGEASVPGTAHDPQRDATTLPLIREALRAGLPLLAICRGLQELNVALGGTLHQRVQELPGKIDHRMPRGENVSRDDQYAARHALKLTPGGYFAKLLGAEEIMVNSLHAQAIDRPADRISIEAASPDGIIEAVTVRDAPAFAVGVQWHPEYKLLENPVSRRLFSAFGDAVRARAGLRAVKGIAGLAA from the coding sequence ATGGCCGCCAAATCGACCGAACCCCTCTCGCTTCGACCGCTCGTTGGCCTCCCCGCCTGCATCAAGGAGGTAAACGGCTGGCCTTTTCACGCTTGCGGCGAAAAATATCTGCGCGCCGTGGTTCTTGGCGCTGACGCCATGCCGATCGTGATTCCCGCCATTGGGGACAGCCACGACATTCCGGGCCTGGTGGCCCGCCTCGACGGCCTGTTGCTGACCGGAAGCCCGTCGAACGTCGAGCCCCACCATTATGAGGGCGAAGCGAGCGTGCCGGGCACCGCCCACGATCCCCAGCGGGACGCCACGACGCTGCCCCTGATCCGGGAGGCGCTGCGCGCCGGTTTGCCGCTCCTCGCGATTTGCCGCGGCCTCCAGGAACTCAACGTCGCCCTCGGCGGGACGCTCCATCAACGCGTCCAGGAGTTGCCGGGCAAGATCGACCATCGGATGCCACGCGGGGAGAACGTCAGCCGCGACGATCAATACGCGGCGCGGCACGCCCTCAAACTCACGCCCGGCGGCTACTTCGCCAAGCTCCTCGGCGCCGAGGAGATCATGGTCAACTCCCTCCACGCGCAAGCGATCGACCGGCCGGCCGACCGGATTTCGATCGAAGCGGCTTCGCCCGACGGCATTATCGAGGCGGTGACCGTCAGGGACGCCCCCGCCTTCGCGGTCGGCGTGCAGTGGCACCCGGAATATAAGCTCCTCGAGAACCCGGTTTCGCGGCGACTGTTCTCGGCCTTCGGCGATGCGGTCCGGGCGCGGGCGGGCTTGCGCGCCGTCAAGGGAATTGCCGGCCTTGCGGCCTGA
- a CDS encoding 2Fe-2S iron-sulfur cluster-binding protein — protein sequence MAFTVNIRGHDRPIAVEEGQTVLEAALSQGVPYPHGCQSGNCGACKSRLYDGEIELSPYSEYALTAEEKSQGLILACRAVPWSDAEVGWLAADEIVAHPLRLLECRVVEVESVTHDVKCVRFEILAGGPFVFSAGQYARVVFEGQPARDYSMANRLDQSALEFHIRHVEGGASSSYVATHLKVGERVRVEGPYGTAHFRESHSGPILAIAGGSGLAPIKSIVETALQRSAAPPIHLYFGVRDVRDLYLEAHFRTLEARHANFRFTPVLSQPSGPTARRTGFVHEAVGVDFPEFDGFKAYIAGPPVMVEAASALLSARGMRREDIHADAFYTEAEKAMLQVPV from the coding sequence ATGGCGTTCACCGTCAATATCCGCGGCCATGACCGGCCCATCGCCGTCGAGGAGGGTCAGACCGTTCTCGAAGCGGCGTTGAGCCAGGGCGTTCCCTATCCCCATGGCTGCCAATCCGGCAACTGCGGGGCGTGCAAATCGCGCCTCTACGACGGTGAAATCGAGCTTTCGCCCTATTCCGAATATGCCCTTACGGCGGAAGAGAAATCGCAAGGACTGATCCTGGCGTGCCGGGCGGTGCCTTGGTCCGATGCGGAGGTCGGCTGGCTCGCGGCGGACGAGATCGTCGCCCATCCCCTGCGCCTCCTCGAGTGCCGGGTCGTCGAGGTCGAAAGCGTCACCCACGACGTGAAGTGTGTGCGCTTCGAAATCCTGGCCGGCGGGCCGTTCGTCTTTTCTGCCGGACAATATGCGCGAGTCGTTTTCGAAGGTCAGCCCGCGCGGGACTACTCGATGGCGAACCGGCTGGATCAGTCGGCGCTCGAGTTTCACATCCGCCATGTCGAGGGCGGTGCTTCGTCAAGTTATGTCGCCACCCATCTCAAGGTCGGGGAGCGGGTTCGCGTGGAGGGGCCTTACGGGACGGCCCACTTCCGCGAGAGCCACAGCGGTCCGATTCTCGCCATTGCCGGCGGCTCCGGCCTGGCGCCGATAAAATCGATCGTCGAGACAGCACTCCAACGCAGTGCCGCACCGCCGATCCACCTTTATTTCGGGGTGCGCGATGTGCGCGATCTTTATCTCGAAGCGCACTTCCGCACCCTCGAGGCTCGCCACGCGAATTTCCGCTTCACGCCGGTCCTCAGCCAGCCGAGTGGCCCAACGGCACGGCGCACGGGCTTCGTCCACGAAGCGGTGGGGGTCGATTTTCCCGAATTCGACGGCTTCAAGGCCTATATCGCGGGGCCGCCGGTCATGGTGGAGGCTGCCTCGGCGTTGTTGAGTGCCCGCGGCATGAGGCGCGAAGACATTCACGCGGACGCATTCTATACTGAAGCCGAGAAAGCCATGCTGCAGGTGCCCGTCTGA
- a CDS encoding Phenylacetic acid catabolic protein, with amino-acid sequence MTARHIEIHTARELNDQPDEYRAAVRKIVISHAVNELHGAQVFDEPAIALAPTPYAKWLTCRVAMEEYGHHVRFRELGEEIGVPAEKLMPGGEKQHLSIFDFPLRTWEEFCVIKLLADLAEVLQVEDLLHCSFHPLRNLARMTMPEERFHAQFGKDFTVELIATPEGKRKVQDAIDRYFPMLPAFFGSAGSKNNAIFRKWGIKQRTNEEMLEDYIRRASALVAELGLRLPQLKAASPH; translated from the coding sequence ATGACGGCGCGGCATATTGAAATCCATACGGCGCGTGAGCTGAACGACCAACCGGACGAGTATCGCGCGGCGGTCCGCAAGATCGTGATTAGTCATGCCGTCAACGAGCTTCATGGCGCACAGGTCTTCGACGAGCCGGCGATTGCATTGGCGCCGACCCCATACGCCAAATGGCTGACCTGCCGGGTCGCGATGGAGGAATACGGCCACCATGTGCGCTTTCGCGAGCTTGGCGAGGAGATCGGCGTACCGGCGGAGAAGCTAATGCCCGGTGGGGAGAAGCAGCATCTTTCGATCTTCGATTTTCCCCTCCGGACGTGGGAGGAATTCTGCGTCATCAAGTTGCTCGCGGACCTCGCCGAGGTCCTTCAAGTCGAGGACCTGCTTCATTGCAGCTTTCATCCGCTCCGCAATCTCGCGCGCATGACAATGCCGGAAGAGCGTTTTCATGCCCAGTTCGGCAAGGATTTCACCGTCGAGCTGATCGCGACGCCAGAAGGCAAGCGCAAGGTGCAGGACGCGATCGATCGCTATTTTCCGATGCTACCCGCCTTCTTCGGAAGTGCCGGCTCCAAGAACAACGCGATCTTCCGCAAATGGGGCATCAAACAGCGCACCAACGAAGAGATGCTCGAGGACTATATCCGGCGCGCCTCGGCCCTCGTGGCCGAACTCGGTCTTCGC